In Pseudomonadota bacterium, a single genomic region encodes these proteins:
- a CDS encoding YjbH domain-containing protein, with amino-acid sequence MIIPRTHNYLVFTFFLLSFLLLFRLNPLSCIYPFNLLNRSTVAYASDEPFTGPANWGGTGLMEIPTARVMNEGSYRIGASKIDPYQHYYITVSPFKRFEINGRFTEVLGFAPGEGFSGSYGNFKDKSFNFKYKLVEEGRYSPALSIGIMDPFGTRVYSSQLIVASKQIYPFDFTLGFGNGRFGKTPLPAQKEGFKVEMFSDTKEWLKDSEFFWGIQFAPSEKFALMMEYSPIKYEKQTRDPAQMKYFQDPVPSQFNYGIRLKPFKWTDIDFTYQRGNQYGVNLSMAFDIGNPIIPIYDKPYVEKLQMKSDPLSDRITEALHASGFSNIGVKLEGNELWIEAQNGKYFYDTRALGVILKILYDLKPVRVDKVNIVLHDNGVPLIQFNTTFVDIYELYNEKISLREFLRLSEMRALDVTEYPDIKKRYKKLFDYGLKPDFKTFLNDPSGFFQYRFGVVGWASYNLWSGGSFIAEIDTYPINTISASQGTSSSRPVRSDIVPYLQQKFILGRLMYQQILNFDKGYYGRVAGGILETEYAGLDGELAKPILDGRLYVGLSGSVVRKRAVDEPFQLKSDDWKEYYNTCFLNARLNIPEIETSIEVNAGQFLAGDRGARITVSKFIKGVTLVAWYSFTDTSIFTDSMNRGYNDMGVGIKIPMRLFEGTDSRTVYNFFISPWTRDVAQDIDHSMTLFDFFGRNSKKYIDKDRVYMYK; translated from the coding sequence TTGATCATCCCAAGGACACACAACTATCTTGTCTTTACTTTTTTTCTTTTATCATTTCTTCTCTTATTTCGATTAAATCCATTATCGTGTATCTATCCGTTCAACCTACTCAACCGCTCAACCGTTGCTTACGCTTCTGACGAACCCTTTACCGGTCCGGCAAACTGGGGGGGGACGGGTCTCATGGAAATCCCAACAGCAAGGGTTATGAATGAAGGTAGCTACAGGATTGGCGCAAGCAAGATTGACCCATACCAACATTATTATATTACTGTGAGTCCCTTTAAAAGATTTGAAATAAATGGAAGGTTTACAGAGGTTCTTGGTTTTGCTCCAGGTGAAGGATTTTCCGGTTCCTATGGGAACTTTAAAGATAAGTCATTTAACTTCAAATACAAGCTTGTAGAAGAAGGCAGATATTCGCCTGCACTTTCCATTGGAATCATGGACCCATTCGGGACAAGAGTATATTCGTCACAGCTCATTGTGGCAAGCAAGCAGATATACCCCTTTGACTTTACCTTGGGTTTTGGCAATGGGAGGTTTGGAAAAACCCCGCTTCCAGCACAGAAGGAAGGTTTTAAGGTTGAAATGTTCAGCGATACAAAAGAATGGCTAAAAGACTCGGAATTTTTTTGGGGTATCCAGTTTGCGCCATCAGAAAAATTTGCCCTGATGATGGAATACAGTCCGATAAAATATGAAAAACAGACGAGAGACCCTGCTCAGATGAAATACTTTCAGGACCCGGTTCCTTCGCAATTTAATTATGGCATAAGGCTGAAGCCCTTTAAGTGGACTGACATCGATTTTACCTATCAGAGGGGGAACCAGTATGGTGTGAACCTTTCAATGGCGTTTGACATTGGTAATCCAATCATACCCATCTATGACAAGCCATACGTTGAAAAACTACAAATGAAATCAGATCCTCTCAGTGACAGGATAACGGAGGCCTTGCACGCATCCGGATTCAGCAATATCGGCGTTAAGCTTGAAGGCAATGAGCTATGGATAGAGGCTCAAAACGGAAAATATTTCTATGACACAAGAGCGCTGGGTGTAATCTTAAAAATACTCTATGACCTGAAACCTGTCCGTGTTGATAAAGTCAACATCGTTCTGCATGACAACGGCGTACCTCTGATTCAATTTAATACAACGTTTGTTGATATATATGAACTGTATAATGAAAAAATTTCACTCCGGGAATTTCTCCGTTTATCGGAGATGAGAGCCTTGGATGTTACAGAATATCCCGATATCAAAAAGCGTTACAAGAAACTGTTCGATTATGGTTTAAAGCCGGACTTCAAAACCTTTCTCAATGACCCTTCCGGTTTTTTTCAATACCGGTTTGGAGTTGTAGGATGGGCGAGCTACAACCTGTGGTCTGGCGGTTCCTTTATAGCCGAAATCGACACATATCCTATTAACACGATTTCAGCATCTCAAGGAACTTCATCATCGAGACCAGTACGGAGTGATATTGTACCATATTTGCAGCAAAAATTTATATTGGGGAGATTAATGTATCAGCAAATCCTCAATTTTGATAAAGGTTATTATGGAAGAGTTGCCGGAGGCATACTGGAAACGGAATACGCCGGTCTTGATGGTGAATTGGCAAAACCCATTTTGGATGGAAGGTTATATGTCGGCCTGAGTGGTAGTGTTGTACGAAAAAGGGCGGTGGACGAACCCTTTCAATTAAAAAGCGATGACTGGAAAGAGTACTATAATACCTGTTTTTTAAATGCGCGCCTCAATATCCCTGAAATAGAAACTTCAATTGAGGTTAATGCCGGGCAGTTCCTGGCAGGCGACAGGGGCGCGCGCATAACAGTGTCAAAATTTATCAAGGGTGTTACTCTTGTTGCATGGTATAGTTTTACAGATACATCAATTTTTACTGACAGCATGAATAGAGGTTACAATGATATGGGTGTAGGCATAAAGATACCAATGAGACTTTTCGAAGGCACTGATTCCAGAACAGTTTACAATTTCTTTATTTCACCATGGACAAGGGATGTTGCCCAGGACATAGATCACTCTATGACGCTTTTTGATTTTTTTGGGAGAAACTCAAAAAAATATATTGACAAAGACAGAGTATACATGTATAAATAG
- a CDS encoding SLBB domain-containing protein, with product MTRFKQASVIFFFILIMCCGSVFAQQPSSASSPQQYQPQMNQANPYGGGQPSATGQTGQQFNYQQLPPMPAQPFQQYLQQPRSPAEEKLSGFERYISDKVIEVNEFQFDIVKRLDGITFLYSDRGLIKGTIAVPVKIIKITKKMETIGGNEELKKTEKRESSQTFKELEVTDKPILIDAGFIIGTVDAITRAFTLLGLRLPFIISTDIKQYGYDLFRQPISSFVPDAGVPVGPDYVLGPGDEVKIIIWGHIEAIWNVFVDNHGNISLPKVGALNVAGLNYQELKEMIHRALSKNFTGFEMNVSMGQLRTMTVFVVGNAERPGSYTVSSFSSVINALFAAGGPSKTGTMRDIQVKRLGKTIVHFDLYDFLLKGNKAQDIRLLPEDVVFIPPIGTLVAITGSVNNPAIYELKEDATITQLIEMAGGLDTVAYKGRVQIERIVGNNRQIVYESDLTSLKEKDVKLHPGDVLKIFQVVQEKRVVKLSGAVQREGSYGLKPGMTVKDMILLAGGLKYFAYLKEAELTRYSVTEEGPKTEKMLFSLEKAMTGDPESNLALKEEDYLFIRTIPNWQPQQMVTINGEVRFPGTYPISRGERLSSIIERAGGYSEYAYLRGAVFIRERLKEVQQRNMEEIITRLERELLSASSAQTATATSSEGVTASKAEAEQKQKFLESLKKLKATGRLTIYLAHLRLLKGSGFDIELEGGDSLYIPVSNNFVNVAGSVMTQGSFIYSNTLSSKDYIELAGGASRWADTGNMYIMKVDGSAMKVATGLFSWNSARSRWETASFGEPIKEVEPGDTIVVPEKVERIAWMREIKDIAQIVANIAVSAGVVKALYQ from the coding sequence ATGACAAGATTCAAACAGGCTTCGGTAATCTTTTTTTTCATACTAATAATGTGCTGCGGCAGTGTTTTTGCCCAGCAACCTTCGTCTGCATCATCTCCCCAACAATACCAGCCCCAAATGAATCAGGCTAACCCTTACGGAGGTGGGCAACCTTCCGCAACAGGACAGACAGGACAGCAGTTTAATTACCAGCAACTTCCGCCGATGCCAGCTCAACCGTTCCAACAATATCTTCAGCAACCTCGGAGCCCCGCCGAAGAAAAACTGTCAGGGTTTGAACGCTATATAAGCGATAAGGTTATCGAGGTCAATGAGTTCCAGTTTGATATTGTCAAAAGGCTGGACGGGATTACTTTCCTCTATTCTGACAGGGGACTCATCAAAGGAACAATAGCTGTACCTGTTAAAATTATAAAGATAACAAAGAAGATGGAAACCATAGGCGGCAACGAGGAATTGAAAAAAACAGAGAAGAGGGAGTCGTCCCAAACCTTTAAAGAGCTGGAGGTTACCGATAAACCTATTCTTATCGATGCCGGTTTTATTATTGGAACCGTTGATGCAATCACAAGGGCATTTACGCTGCTGGGTTTGCGACTGCCATTTATTATATCAACCGACATCAAGCAATATGGATATGACCTTTTCAGGCAGCCGATTTCTTCGTTTGTACCTGATGCCGGTGTACCTGTTGGACCGGATTATGTACTGGGGCCGGGCGATGAAGTAAAGATTATCATATGGGGCCATATTGAGGCTATCTGGAATGTATTTGTGGATAATCATGGCAATATATCACTTCCCAAGGTGGGCGCATTGAACGTTGCCGGGCTGAACTACCAGGAACTGAAGGAAATGATACATAGAGCGCTATCAAAGAATTTCACCGGGTTTGAGATGAATGTAAGCATGGGGCAGTTACGTACGATGACGGTTTTTGTCGTTGGAAATGCCGAAAGGCCTGGGAGCTATACTGTTTCATCATTTTCATCGGTTATAAATGCACTTTTTGCGGCAGGCGGTCCGAGTAAGACCGGGACAATGAGGGATATACAGGTGAAAAGACTTGGAAAGACTATCGTTCACTTTGACCTGTATGACTTTTTGCTTAAAGGTAATAAAGCACAGGATATACGTCTACTCCCCGAGGACGTGGTGTTCATCCCGCCTATTGGCACACTCGTTGCCATAACAGGGAGCGTGAATAACCCTGCTATATACGAACTCAAAGAGGATGCCACCATAACCCAGCTTATCGAGATGGCGGGCGGACTGGATACTGTTGCCTACAAAGGCAGGGTGCAGATAGAGAGGATCGTTGGCAACAACAGACAGATTGTCTATGAATCGGACCTTACAAGCTTAAAAGAGAAGGATGTTAAGCTACATCCTGGGGATGTGCTTAAAATCTTTCAGGTTGTGCAGGAAAAACGTGTCGTCAAGCTCTCCGGCGCTGTCCAGAGAGAAGGAAGCTATGGTTTGAAACCGGGCATGACTGTGAAGGACATGATTCTGTTAGCGGGAGGGCTTAAATATTTTGCGTATTTAAAAGAAGCCGAGTTGACGAGGTATTCTGTGACAGAGGAAGGTCCGAAGACGGAAAAGATGCTTTTCAGCCTTGAAAAGGCCATGACAGGCGATCCGGAGAGTAATCTTGCATTGAAAGAAGAGGACTATCTCTTTATCAGGACTATCCCGAACTGGCAGCCGCAGCAGATGGTTACCATTAATGGTGAAGTGCGTTTCCCAGGTACATACCCGATCAGTAGGGGGGAGCGGCTTTCATCAATAATCGAAAGGGCAGGGGGCTACAGCGAATATGCATACTTGAGGGGAGCGGTTTTTATAAGGGAGAGATTAAAGGAAGTCCAACAGAGGAATATGGAGGAAATTATAACGAGACTGGAAAGGGAGCTGCTGTCTGCAAGCTCTGCCCAGACTGCCACTGCAACGTCATCGGAGGGAGTAACGGCAAGCAAGGCTGAAGCCGAGCAAAAGCAGAAATTCCTTGAATCGTTGAAAAAGCTTAAGGCAACCGGCAGATTGACGATATATTTAGCCCATTTGAGGCTATTAAAGGGGAGTGGATTTGACATTGAACTTGAAGGTGGAGACAGTCTATATATACCCGTATCGAACAACTTTGTGAATGTGGCCGGATCAGTGATGACCCAGGGAAGCTTCATATATTCCAATACATTAAGCAGCAAAGATTACATTGAGCTTGCCGGTGGGGCTTCGAGATGGGCGGACACCGGTAATATGTATATAATGAAAGTGGACGGCAGCGCTATGAAGGTTGCAACCGGATTATTCAGTTGGAATTCGGCGCGGTCGAGATGGGAAACGGCTTCATTCGGAGAGCCGATAAAAGAAGTAGAACCCGGAGATACCATAGTTGTGCCGGAAAAGGTAGAACGGATTGCCTGGATGAGAGAGATCAAGGATATTGCCCAGATCGTTGCCAATATAGCTGTCAGCGCAGGCGTGGTAAAAGCCCTGTATCAGTAA
- a CDS encoding four helix bundle protein has product MKYETRSTIETLEAWKMARNLRKGIARPVKTFPQEEKFRLVDQMIRASRYITANIAEGNGRYHCQENIQFCRQARGSLYEMLDYITVVLDEDYIEQKVHENLRKMFFENIKVINGYINYLKNQKETTQLTQLTER; this is encoded by the coding sequence ATGAAGTACGAAACGAGGTCGACAATTGAAACATTGGAAGCATGGAAAATGGCGAGAAATTTGAGAAAGGGAATAGCAAGACCGGTAAAAACATTCCCTCAGGAAGAAAAATTCAGATTAGTCGATCAGATGATAAGGGCGTCAAGATATATAACCGCAAATATTGCCGAGGGCAACGGAAGGTATCATTGCCAGGAAAATATTCAATTTTGTCGTCAGGCAAGAGGTTCTCTGTATGAAATGTTAGACTATATTACTGTTGTATTGGATGAAGACTATATTGAGCAGAAGGTTCATGAAAATCTGCGTAAAATGTTTTTTGAAAATATAAAGGTTATTAATGGTTACATTAACTATCTTAAAAACCAAAAGGAAACTACTCAACTAACTCAACTTACCGAAAGGTAG
- a CDS encoding nucleoside-diphosphate sugar epimerase/dehydratase, with protein sequence MLAFFLSFLIKYDWTIPSQYNLLLYIPIFLLIKVTLFFIFRLYTISWRFISTHETIDIVKALFLSTLCVLLVNFLVNPGNAYEKLSLSLVLFDFILSLLFVCSFRFSKRVYFHIINEYSRDGKGMLVIGAGSAGELIARDMRRHSKSQYTPIGFVDDNINKKGSSIQGIKVLGTTADIPKLTNEFNVESILIAIPSATSKEMRRIMAIVRKTEIKDIKVVPDIRRIIENCSVTLADIREINIEDVIGREQVSVDYQEIGNFVLGKTVLLTGAGGSIGSEIVMQVCVFHPEEVILFDIDETELHNLGLKLNRLFPHLSGQIHYITGDVRDEMRLKEVFEAFKPQIIFHAAAYKHVPMMEFNPKEAVKVNIFGTYNLARVAVDYGVEKFIMISTDKAVRPTSIMGATKRMAEYVCKAFNDDRGQGSGVRGQDETINHSTRFISVRFGNVLGSRGSVLPLFLDQLKHGGPLTVTHKDMKRYFMTIPEAVSLVLQASTMGEGGEVFVLDMGEPVKIIDIAEELIRIHGLEPNKDIDITFIGLRPGEKLFEEILTAEEGTMASKHEKVFIAKNSEKYSIEKIEGILKEFRELISESSIGNDGKVKELLKKYVKHYEETANQ encoded by the coding sequence ATGTTGGCATTCTTCCTCTCATTTTTAATTAAATACGATTGGACCATCCCGTCACAATACAACCTGCTTTTGTATATCCCTATTTTTTTACTAATAAAAGTTACACTGTTTTTTATTTTCAGGCTTTACACGATCTCGTGGAGATTTATCAGCACCCATGAAACCATTGATATTGTTAAGGCCTTATTTTTAAGCACGCTGTGTGTTTTACTTGTTAATTTTTTAGTCAATCCTGGTAATGCCTATGAAAAACTTTCACTGTCTTTAGTGCTGTTTGATTTTATATTGTCTTTATTGTTTGTGTGTTCATTCAGATTTTCTAAAAGGGTTTATTTCCACATTATTAATGAATATTCAAGAGATGGAAAGGGAATGTTGGTTATCGGTGCAGGCAGCGCTGGTGAGCTAATTGCGAGGGATATGCGTCGACACAGTAAGAGCCAATATACTCCAATTGGTTTTGTAGATGACAATATAAATAAAAAGGGGAGTTCTATCCAGGGAATTAAAGTACTTGGAACGACTGCAGATATACCAAAACTTACCAATGAGTTTAATGTTGAATCAATATTGATTGCCATCCCTTCGGCAACAAGTAAGGAAATGAGAAGAATAATGGCAATCGTAAGAAAAACCGAAATAAAGGATATAAAAGTTGTTCCTGATATACGAAGAATTATTGAAAATTGCAGTGTTACGCTTGCTGACATCAGAGAGATTAATATAGAGGATGTTATCGGCAGAGAACAAGTGTCGGTGGATTACCAAGAAATAGGTAATTTTGTATTAGGAAAAACAGTTTTACTGACAGGTGCAGGGGGTTCAATAGGTTCGGAGATTGTAATGCAGGTATGCGTTTTTCATCCTGAAGAGGTAATCCTTTTTGATATTGATGAGACAGAATTACATAACCTTGGTCTTAAACTCAACAGACTATTCCCTCATTTGTCCGGGCAGATACATTACATAACCGGTGATGTAAGGGATGAAATGAGATTAAAAGAGGTTTTTGAAGCATTTAAGCCACAGATTATATTCCACGCCGCTGCATACAAACATGTGCCTATGATGGAGTTTAACCCGAAAGAGGCTGTAAAAGTAAATATTTTCGGCACATACAATCTTGCCAGAGTTGCAGTTGATTATGGTGTAGAGAAATTTATCATGATATCTACCGATAAAGCAGTAAGACCAACAAGCATTATGGGCGCAACAAAGAGGATGGCGGAATATGTTTGTAAAGCGTTTAACGACGATAGGGGTCAGGGGTCAGGGGTTAGGGGTCAGGATGAAACAATTAACCACTCAACCCGGTTCATTTCTGTTAGGTTTGGTAATGTGCTGGGGAGCAGGGGGAGCGTGCTGCCACTTTTTCTTGATCAATTGAAACACGGAGGCCCGTTAACGGTAACCCATAAGGACATGAAGAGATATTTCATGACTATTCCAGAAGCAGTATCATTGGTGCTTCAGGCATCTACCATGGGTGAAGGCGGAGAGGTATTTGTCCTCGATATGGGTGAACCTGTGAAGATTATCGATATTGCAGAGGAACTGATAAGAATCCACGGCTTGGAACCAAACAAGGATATTGATATCACATTCATAGGTTTAAGGCCTGGAGAAAAGCTCTTTGAAGAGATTCTTACCGCCGAAGAAGGAACAATGGCGAGTAAGCACGAAAAGGTCTTTATCGCAAAAAACAGTGAAAAGTATTCCATAGAGAAAATTGAAGGAATTTTGAAGGAATTCAGGGAACTGATATCAGAATCTTCAATAGGGAATGATGGGAAAGTGAAGGAACTGCTTAAGAAATATGTGAAACACTATGAAGAAACAGCGAACCAGTAG
- a CDS encoding sugar transferase — protein MLKHIPKKKFLLLVGDILLIYCAYFLAPLIRFHVFVFEPLQSSSEILVIVFAYIFCFYIADLYNFDSRFRGARYIFIFLTSTVIATWVVLIIFFFFPKTELSREVFIINAILICILTYLWRLVFEIAFKKYVPAGQKRFLIVGAGKTGNNIYKILKNDLSYRIVGFIDDDPDKQGLYNSIRVLGDCTAINRIIRDEHVDNIVIAIKNLKNVDLLKNVLNCKLNGIHVYDVPSFYEEVLGKIQIEYLNDLWILNMPIYGVRKNLYNRRIIRLISMSFSSLFLIIGLPLFLLAMIAIKLDSKGPVFYRQKRVGLNGSLFEVVKFRTMKIGTENDREFAGRKDDPRITRVGQIIRVARIDEMPQMWNVLKGEMNLIGPRALMMQEVEEFEKKVPYFSIRHSVKPGVTGWAQVNYPHGATVKDALEKLKYDLFYIKNLSPFLDFHILLRTVRVVLFGKGAR, from the coding sequence ATGCTGAAACATATTCCAAAAAAGAAGTTTTTGTTGCTCGTGGGAGATATTTTACTTATCTACTGTGCCTATTTTTTGGCGCCTTTAATACGCTTCCATGTTTTTGTGTTTGAACCACTCCAATCATCGAGTGAAATTCTGGTAATTGTTTTTGCATACATATTCTGCTTTTACATAGCAGACCTTTATAATTTTGATAGCAGATTTAGAGGCGCCAGATATATATTTATATTTTTAACAAGCACAGTTATTGCGACATGGGTAGTGCTGATTATTTTTTTCTTTTTCCCGAAGACTGAACTGAGTAGAGAAGTTTTTATTATAAACGCAATATTGATCTGTATTCTGACCTATTTGTGGAGATTGGTATTTGAGATAGCATTCAAGAAATATGTCCCTGCCGGACAAAAAAGATTTCTGATTGTTGGCGCGGGAAAGACAGGAAATAATATTTATAAGATATTAAAAAATGATCTTTCGTACAGGATAGTCGGTTTTATTGACGATGATCCCGATAAGCAGGGTTTGTATAACTCAATCAGGGTATTGGGCGATTGTACGGCGATAAACAGAATTATCAGGGACGAGCATGTCGACAATATAGTTATTGCAATAAAAAATTTGAAAAATGTCGACCTTTTGAAAAATGTTTTAAATTGCAAATTAAATGGAATACATGTATATGATGTGCCGTCGTTTTATGAGGAGGTTCTCGGTAAAATACAGATCGAATATTTAAACGATTTATGGATTCTTAATATGCCTATATACGGTGTTAGAAAGAACCTTTACAACAGAAGGATTATAAGGCTGATCAGTATGTCCTTTTCATCCTTGTTTCTTATAATAGGCTTGCCTTTATTTCTGTTGGCTATGATTGCCATAAAACTTGATTCAAAGGGTCCTGTTTTTTACAGACAGAAAAGGGTTGGCTTGAACGGAAGCCTTTTTGAAGTAGTCAAATTCAGAACTATGAAAATTGGTACCGAAAATGACAGGGAATTTGCAGGAAGAAAGGATGACCCTCGTATTACAAGAGTGGGGCAGATAATAAGAGTTGCCAGGATTGACGAAATGCCTCAGATGTGGAACGTGCTTAAAGGAGAGATGAACTTGATAGGCCCCAGGGCGCTGATGATGCAGGAGGTGGAGGAATTCGAGAAAAAAGTCCCGTACTTTTCAATCAGGCATTCTGTGAAGCCCGGTGTCACGGGTTGGGCACAAGTGAACTACCCGCACGGGGCTACGGTGAAAGATGCCCTGGAGAAGCTCAAATACGACCTCTTCTATATCAAGAACCTCTCCCCATTTCTTGATTTTCATATTTTGCTGCGCACTGTTCGGGTAGTCTTATTTGGTAAAGGAGCGAGGTAA
- a CDS encoding GxxExxY protein — protein sequence MDINDITYIINGAVFEVNRVLGPGFLEKVYENALLIELRKQGLKADAQVPVNVFYKDEPAGEYVADLLVENKVIVELKTVERIDKIHEAQLINYLKATGIQAGLLVNFKHAKAEIKRIVFTLPEGHEGL from the coding sequence ATGGATATAAACGATATTACCTATATTATCAATGGCGCTGTCTTTGAAGTAAACAGAGTTCTTGGCCCTGGGTTCCTTGAAAAGGTATATGAAAATGCATTATTAATTGAATTAAGAAAACAAGGTCTAAAGGCTGATGCACAGGTACCTGTAAATGTTTTTTATAAAGATGAACCAGCAGGGGAATATGTTGCAGATTTACTTGTTGAAAATAAGGTAATCGTCGAACTGAAAACCGTAGAACGGATTGATAAAATCCATGAAGCACAACTTATCAATTATTTAAAGGCAACAGGGATACAGGCAGGTCTTCTGGTAAACTTTAAACATGCAAAAGCAGAGATTAAAAGGATAGTCTTTACCCTGCCCGAAGGGCATGAGGGTTTATAA
- a CDS encoding four helix bundle protein, with amino-acid sequence MSELDNNEAKSTFETLEVWKAGRRPRKQIPEAVKDLPAIEQYRSVDQIVRPSISVTANITEGYGRYYYQENIQYCRQARGSLFELLDHLYVALDEQYILLNLFNDFKAETFRVIKILNGYINHLKKQKTIC; translated from the coding sequence TTGAGTGAGTTGGATAATAATGAGGCTAAATCTACTTTTGAAACGCTGGAGGTTTGGAAGGCAGGTAGAAGGCCGAGGAAGCAGATACCAGAGGCGGTTAAAGATTTGCCAGCTATTGAACAATATAGATCAGTCGATCAGATTGTAAGGCCATCAATATCTGTTACGGCAAATATTACGGAAGGGTATGGCAGGTATTATTACCAGGAGAATATCCAATACTGCCGTCAAGCACGAGGCTCACTTTTTGAATTGTTGGATCATTTGTATGTGGCTTTGGACGAACAATATATACTTTTGAATTTATTTAATGATTTTAAGGCTGAAACCTTCAGGGTTATCAAAATATTAAATGGTTACATAAACCATTTAAAAAAACAAAAAACAATCTGTTGA